Proteins encoded by one window of Candidatus Binatia bacterium:
- a CDS encoding N-acetyltransferase, producing MEAFNRIASDVQLGRDVEIYGFANLYGCTIGEGTRIGCFVEIQRNAIVGARCKISSHAFICEGVVIEDEVFVGHHVCFTNDILPRACRPDGSLQSADDWIVVPTRVQRGASIGSGAVILPGVTIGEGALVGAGAVVTDDVLPRTIVAGNPARVLRSLVEDEAR from the coding sequence ATGGAAGCTTTCAACCGAATCGCATCAGACGTTCAACTGGGACGGGACGTAGAGATATACGGCTTCGCCAACCTCTACGGGTGCACCATCGGCGAGGGCACACGTATCGGTTGTTTCGTCGAGATCCAGCGAAACGCGATCGTCGGGGCGCGCTGCAAGATTTCGAGCCACGCCTTCATTTGCGAGGGGGTGGTGATTGAAGACGAGGTCTTCGTTGGCCATCACGTCTGCTTTACGAACGACATCCTCCCGCGTGCCTGCCGCCCCGACGGGAGCTTGCAGTCGGCCGACGACTGGATCGTTGTGCCGACACGGGTGCAGCGAGGGGCGAGCATCGGATCGGGCGCGGTCATTCTTCCCGGGGTGACAATCGGCGAAGGGGCTCTCGTTGGCGCCGGCGCAGTGGTCACCGACGACGTGCTGCCACGCACCATCGTCGCCGGCAATCCGGCGCGCGTCCTGCGTTCGCTGGTCGAGGACGAGGCACGCTGA
- a CDS encoding acetyltransferase, translating into MTIGYIIGAGPHGRIIAETWRMQDPSVVLGFLDDDPALHGHDVAGVSVVGPLRRLGDADPLSFVAVLAIGDNPRRLRIARHWGARAIRWATVAHPSAVVMPSAEVSAGSVVFAQAVVNSGARVGQHVIINTGVIVEHDSIVEEGVSLSPGVCVGGRAHIERGVFIGMGTTIGPRLRIGADTVIGAGATVVTNLPPRVLAYGVPARVVRPIETGFDYRRVL; encoded by the coding sequence GTGACCATCGGGTACATCATTGGTGCCGGTCCTCACGGACGGATCATTGCCGAGACGTGGCGTATGCAAGATCCGTCCGTCGTGCTCGGCTTTCTCGACGACGATCCGGCGCTGCACGGGCACGACGTCGCCGGCGTATCGGTCGTCGGCCCGCTGCGCCGGCTCGGTGACGCCGACCCGCTCTCGTTTGTTGCCGTCCTCGCCATCGGCGACAACCCGCGTCGGTTGCGTATCGCCCGCCACTGGGGTGCCCGCGCGATACGCTGGGCCACCGTTGCGCACCCCAGCGCCGTGGTCATGCCGTCGGCGGAGGTCAGCGCCGGGAGCGTGGTCTTCGCACAAGCCGTGGTCAATTCGGGAGCGCGGGTGGGTCAGCATGTGATCATCAACACGGGCGTCATCGTCGAACACGATTCGATCGTCGAAGAGGGGGTCTCCCTGAGCCCGGGTGTATGTGTTGGCGGGCGGGCGCACATCGAACGCGGGGTGTTCATCGGGATGGGTACAACGATCGGGCCGCGCCTACGCATCGGCGCCGACACGGTGATCGGCGCCGGCGCGACTGTCGTCACCAACCTGCCGCCGCGGGTGCTCGCCTACGGCGTCCCCGCCCGCGTCGTGCGGCCGATCGAGACCGGGTTCGACTACCGGCGCGTGCTGTGA
- a CDS encoding NAD-dependent epimerase/dehydratase family protein, which translates to MQIDGARILVTGGCGFIGSTTIDLLLEQHAPAQIVILDNLVRGDLSNIAAALKDPRVSLIRGDIRDAETVGAATRGMDAVIHMATLRITACAEDAREAFEVMCTGTFNVVEAARSLGVKRVLAASSASVYGMAGTFPTSEDHHPYNNRTWYGATKTFLEGLLRSFNDMYSLSYVALRYFNVYGPRMDVFGKYTEVLIRWMERIDAGEPPIIFGDGSQTMDFVHVHDVARANVLALRSDVADRVYNVGSGSETSLLQLLDALLRAMGREDLRPEFQPARAVNPVPRRLADVGAAQRDLGFSAEIPLPDGLEQLVRWRRGRLAAAGQPR; encoded by the coding sequence ATGCAGATTGACGGCGCGCGTATCCTGGTCACCGGCGGCTGCGGTTTCATCGGCTCCACCACCATCGACCTCCTCCTCGAGCAACACGCTCCCGCGCAGATCGTCATTCTCGACAACCTGGTGCGCGGCGACCTCTCGAACATTGCAGCCGCCTTGAAGGATCCCCGAGTCTCTCTGATACGGGGGGACATCCGAGATGCCGAGACGGTAGGCGCCGCCACCCGTGGAATGGACGCCGTGATCCATATGGCAACGCTGCGGATCACCGCCTGCGCCGAGGACGCGCGTGAGGCCTTCGAGGTCATGTGCACCGGCACCTTCAACGTTGTCGAGGCGGCGCGCTCGCTTGGCGTCAAGCGCGTCCTTGCCGCATCGTCTGCCTCGGTCTATGGCATGGCGGGGACCTTTCCGACGTCCGAAGACCACCACCCGTATAACAACCGTACCTGGTACGGTGCCACCAAGACCTTCCTCGAGGGACTGCTGCGCTCATTTAACGATATGTATTCCCTGTCCTACGTCGCCCTGCGCTATTTCAACGTCTATGGACCGCGCATGGACGTATTTGGGAAGTACACCGAGGTGCTGATCCGGTGGATGGAGCGCATCGATGCCGGTGAGCCGCCGATTATCTTCGGCGACGGTTCACAGACGATGGACTTCGTCCACGTGCACGACGTGGCACGGGCCAACGTGCTGGCCTTGCGCTCAGACGTCGCGGACCGGGTCTACAACGTGGGCTCCGGAAGCGAGACCTCGCTCCTGCAACTGCTCGACGCACTACTGCGCGCCATGGGGCGAGAAGACCTGCGGCCCGAGTTCCAGCCGGCACGCGCCGTGAACCCGGTACCGCGGCGTCTGGCGGACGTCGGCGCCGCGCAACGCGATCTCGGATTCTCCGCCGAGATTCCTCTCCCTGATGGACTGGAGCAGCTCGTGCGCTGGCGACGGGGGCGGCTGGCGGCTGCCGGCCAGCCGCGCTAG
- a CDS encoding DegT/DnrJ/EryC1/StrS family aminotransferase, with the protein MGEPEWRAARDVIESGWITQGPKVAEFERAMAAACEARHAVAVSSCTTALHLALLCAGVGYGDEVIVPSLSFIATANAVVHAGGVPVFAEVDESTFNLDIEDARARITPRTKAIVLVHQLGLPADIDGFSDLTRRHGLQLIEDAACAIGSRYRGAAIGSHSELVCFSFHPRKIVTTGDGGMIATSSERHAARLRLLRHHGMSVPDTVRHAAATVVRESYLEVGYNYRMTDLQAAVGIEQLKRLPAMLARRRALAARYDRAFLAHPIIETPAACPDGEWNVQSYAVRLRNYDGASRDTVMRRLLDRGIASRGGVMTAHREPAYAARGALSLPRSEAASDRALILPLYAGLTEQEQDEVIEALQQAVREKQA; encoded by the coding sequence ATGGGCGAGCCCGAGTGGCGCGCAGCGCGCGACGTGATCGAGTCCGGCTGGATCACGCAGGGGCCGAAGGTGGCCGAGTTCGAACGCGCTATGGCGGCGGCCTGTGAAGCGCGCCACGCCGTCGCTGTCTCCTCCTGCACAACGGCGCTGCACCTGGCGCTCCTCTGTGCCGGCGTCGGCTACGGTGACGAGGTCATCGTCCCGTCGCTGTCGTTCATCGCGACGGCGAACGCGGTGGTCCATGCGGGCGGCGTTCCGGTGTTTGCCGAGGTAGACGAGTCGACCTTCAACCTCGATATCGAGGACGCACGCGCCCGTATCACCCCGCGCACCAAGGCGATCGTTCTGGTGCATCAGCTCGGGCTTCCGGCAGACATCGACGGCTTCAGCGACCTGACTCGCCGACACGGTCTCCAACTCATCGAGGATGCCGCCTGTGCGATCGGCAGCCGCTACCGCGGCGCGGCCATCGGCAGCCACAGCGAGCTGGTGTGCTTCTCGTTTCACCCGCGCAAGATCGTGACCACGGGGGATGGCGGCATGATCGCCACCTCCTCGGAGCGCCATGCGGCGCGCCTGCGCCTGCTGCGCCACCACGGCATGAGCGTTCCCGACACCGTGCGCCACGCGGCCGCCACGGTGGTCCGCGAGTCGTATCTGGAGGTGGGCTACAATTACCGTATGACCGATCTGCAAGCGGCGGTCGGCATCGAGCAGCTCAAACGTCTACCCGCGATGCTGGCCCGGCGCCGCGCGCTCGCCGCGCGCTATGATCGGGCCTTTCTCGCCCACCCGATCATCGAGACGCCGGCCGCCTGCCCCGACGGCGAGTGGAATGTTCAGTCATACGCGGTGCGCCTGCGGAACTACGACGGGGCGAGCCGGGATACGGTCATGCGGCGCCTGCTGGACCGTGGAATCGCGTCACGCGGCGGCGTGATGACCGCGCACCGGGAGCCAGCGTATGCGGCTCGCGGCGCGCTGTCGCTGCCACGTTCGGAGGCTGCGAGCGACCGCGCGCTCATCCTCCCTTTGTATGCTGGCCTGACCGAGCAGGAGCAAGACGAGGTCATCGAGGCCCTACAGCAGGCCGTGCGAGAGAAGCAGGCGTGA
- a CDS encoding DegT/DnrJ/EryC1/StrS family aminotransferase, producing the protein MSDELFANQIPFLKPWLGEEEAEAVRQVILSGWVSMGPRTAEFERAVAALVGARQAVATNAATAALHLGLLVAGVRPGDDVLCPSFTCMATANAVLLAGAVPRFVDIERRTFNMDPADAEARLTPRTRAILVVDQIGLPADLDAFVALARRYDLVVVEDAATALGARYKGRAPGGRGVPACFSFHPRKMITTGEGGMLVTDNEAWAERARVLRSTGASVSDLVRHQAKGTIVQEYVEAGFNYRLTDLQAAIGLVQLGRLPAMLAERRRQAEVYDAALAPVDEIEPPYVPPYAEHAYSSYCIRLRPQARVSAHDLVLRMAARGISCRHGIQPLHREPYFRERTAGLVLAESEAAASDSLFLPIFPGFLPADQGRVVDELKRSLHASA; encoded by the coding sequence GTGAGCGACGAGCTGTTTGCGAACCAGATTCCGTTTCTGAAGCCCTGGCTGGGCGAGGAGGAAGCCGAGGCCGTGCGCCAGGTCATCCTGTCGGGCTGGGTGAGCATGGGACCGAGGACGGCCGAATTCGAGAGAGCCGTCGCCGCCCTGGTCGGCGCGCGGCAAGCGGTCGCTACCAATGCCGCCACTGCGGCATTGCATCTGGGGCTGCTGGTTGCCGGGGTACGACCGGGCGACGACGTGCTCTGCCCGTCGTTCACCTGCATGGCGACTGCCAACGCCGTCCTGCTTGCCGGTGCCGTACCGCGGTTTGTGGATATTGAACGCCGCACTTTCAACATGGACCCCGCCGACGCCGAGGCACGTCTCACGCCGCGAACCAGAGCCATCTTGGTCGTCGATCAGATCGGCCTGCCGGCTGACCTGGATGCGTTCGTTGCGCTCGCCCGGCGGTACGACCTCGTTGTCGTCGAGGACGCCGCAACGGCGTTGGGGGCGCGCTACAAAGGCCGCGCGCCGGGCGGACGGGGCGTGCCGGCTTGCTTCAGTTTCCACCCGCGCAAGATGATCACCACCGGCGAGGGCGGCATGCTGGTGACCGACAACGAGGCGTGGGCGGAACGTGCCCGCGTCCTGCGATCAACCGGCGCGTCGGTATCGGATCTGGTGAGGCACCAGGCGAAGGGAACTATCGTACAGGAATACGTCGAGGCGGGTTTCAACTACCGTCTGACCGACCTGCAGGCCGCCATCGGGTTGGTGCAGCTCGGACGTTTGCCCGCAATGCTGGCCGAGCGCCGGCGACAGGCCGAGGTCTACGACGCAGCGCTGGCGCCGGTCGACGAGATCGAACCTCCGTACGTCCCGCCATACGCAGAGCACGCCTACTCGTCATACTGCATTCGGCTGCGTCCGCAGGCGCGCGTCAGTGCGCACGATCTCGTGCTGCGCATGGCGGCGCGCGGCATCTCCTGCCGCCACGGCATTCAGCCGTTACACCGTGAGCCGTACTTCCGCGAGCGCACGGCCGGCCTGGTATTGGCGGAGAGCGAGGCGGCAGCCAGCGACAGTCTTTTCCTGCCCATCTTTCCGGGGTTCTTGCCTGCTGACCAGGGGCGAGTGGTCGACGAGTTGAAGAGGAGTCTGCACGCCTCCGCTTGA
- a CDS encoding glycosyltransferase family 2 protein: MSSLFPDLSLSVVLPAHNEERLIEATVRRYVCRLEEVVGRFEILLIDDCSTDRTPQIADALARELPQVRVIHNPHNLRQGGCLKLGFGLAQYELVTHNAADCPFDFADLARVLAPFPNADVVVVTRRTYPGVGIARRFVSWGNRTLIRRLFGLDITDYNFVQVYRRDALLLAECASQATAFITVEHIVRAHHAGFRVVAVDADYHRRASGKSSSGTLRVVHESLADMLHLWFELRRHPGASLAPRRDGGAS, encoded by the coding sequence ATGAGCAGTCTCTTCCCCGACCTGTCGCTCTCCGTCGTTCTGCCGGCACACAACGAGGAGCGCCTGATCGAGGCAACGGTACGGCGCTATGTGTGCCGGCTGGAAGAAGTGGTGGGCCGCTTCGAGATCTTGCTGATCGACGATTGCAGCACTGACCGCACCCCGCAGATCGCCGACGCTCTGGCGCGTGAGCTGCCTCAGGTCCGCGTCATCCACAACCCGCACAACCTGCGGCAGGGCGGCTGCCTGAAGCTCGGCTTCGGACTGGCGCAATACGAGTTGGTGACCCATAACGCGGCGGATTGTCCGTTCGATTTCGCCGACCTGGCGCGCGTTCTCGCGCCTTTCCCGAACGCCGACGTGGTGGTCGTCACGCGGCGCACGTATCCCGGGGTCGGCATCGCGCGGCGCTTCGTTTCCTGGGGCAACCGGACGCTCATCCGTCGGCTCTTCGGACTCGACATCACGGACTACAACTTCGTGCAGGTCTACCGGCGCGACGCGTTATTGCTGGCGGAGTGTGCGTCGCAGGCCACAGCCTTCATCACGGTCGAGCACATCGTGCGCGCGCACCACGCGGGATTCCGCGTCGTCGCGGTTGACGCCGACTACCACCGGCGGGCCTCGGGCAAGTCATCATCGGGTACTCTTCGCGTGGTCCACGAGTCACTGGCAGACATGCTGCACCTATGGTTCGAGTTGCGCCGGCATCCCGGCGCGTCGCTCGCGCCGCGCCGGGATGGAGGAGCGTCGTGA